A segment of the Brienomyrus brachyistius isolate T26 chromosome 4, BBRACH_0.4, whole genome shotgun sequence genome:
CGAGGACACGGTGGCCGAGTACGTACACTGCGCTGAGGATGGGCTTGCACTGGAGGAGGCTGTCGCAGTGGAGACCTGTGTCGTGTCACCCCGGGACCTCGCTGTGGAGGAGGAGCTCCAGGTGGATGTGGTTCCTGAGGAGGTTCCGGAAGCCGACAGCCCAGTTCAGGACAGTCAGGGTGCCTGTGAGGACTACCTAATGATCTCCTGTAAGCACCGGCATGTCCAGTGGCTCCTGAGTGATGACCAAGACGTCCATCTTCGCGGTAACTGAGCTCTCCGTCTGCCCGGTTTCCTAGTGGACGAGGTAGGGAAGATGGTCCAAGATGGCGAGGCTGAGGTGATGGTGGAGGGTGCTGAGGAAGACGGCGACGAGGAGAAAGAGGTCATTAAGGTGTACATCTTCAAGGCTGACTCTGGGGATGCGAACCTAGGTGAGTCAGCCAGGCAGGCAGGGGTGTTTGGACACTTGATCCAGGCCCTTCTGACAGCCCTCATGTGTTCTGTGTCTCAAGGTGGGGCTGTGGACATCACCGAAGGCCAGATGGAGGGGGAGGATGGGGTGGAGTTGCTGGATGGCACTGGGCACTCAATTCAGGAAAAGACAGTATACCTGTCTGTGGAGGATGAGGGTGAGTGATGGCAGCTTGTCTCTGTGCCTCTGTCTGTGCCTCTGTCTGTCCTTCGAACCTTGACTGGTGTGTGTCTCCCTTGAGGTGGGACCAAGGTGACCGATGAGGTGTATATGgaagtggtggtggggggtgaggaTGCCGGTGCCGTCGAGAGGCCGCATGGCAACACTGCTCTCAGCAAGGACTTCATGCCAGTGTCCTGGGCCGCCGCCTACAGTGAGTGTCCCGCTGCATGACCATCTGTGCCATGTCACAGCGCCTCCTGAAGGCCTGCATGTGTACATGCGTGTGCTCGGCAGGGGAGGAGCAGGCAGAGATCCCGGAGGCCCGGAATGGGGCAGCCAGTGCTCTGCTACACGTCGAAGAGTCTGGCGGCGAGTCCAGTGAGCCCAACAGAACCAACAGCCATCGCAGCAAGAGCCACAAGCGAGCCGGGCTGCGGCAGGTCCAGACTGGTGCGTAGACCCACCCGCTGCAGGAGAGACGCCACCGTATAGTGCTAGGGAGACCGGGGGTTTCTGTAAGGTAATGCTTTAGGCTGCACCAGGGTCCTCCTGCGGTGATGTTGCATGGTTACTTTGTCCAGTCATACTGTTGTAGTCACTGACTCACCTTGACTCGCGCCCCTGACTTGTGTATGACCTTCGGCCCAATCCCCCAGCCATCATCATCGGCCCGTGTGGCCAGCCGCTCACCGTCTACCCCTGCAGCCTCTGCGGCAAGAAGTTCAAGTCACGCAGCTTCCTGCGCCGCCATGCCCGCAACCAGCACTCGCAACTGCAGTCACCGGAGCATCACAGGAAATACCGGTGCACTGACTGTGACTTTAGCACCAACAAGAAGGCTGCGCTGCACAGTCACATGGAGGCACACACGCCTGGCACCAAGGCTCCAGCAGCGCTCTACGCACACAAGCTGCAGCGGCGTGGCACAGAGGCCTGGCTGCCGGCGAGCCCCACCCCTAAGATGCATAAATGCAAATTCTGCGACTACGAGACTGCTGAGCAGGGCCTGCTGAACCGCCACTTGCTGGCTGTGCACAGCAAGAGCTTTCCGCACATCTGCGTGGAGTGCGGCAAGGGCTTTCGGCACCCATCAGAGCTGCGGAAACACACGCGCACCCACACAGGTGAGAAGCCCTATggctgcccctactgtggctaCCGTTCCGCCGACTCCTCCAACCTGAAGACGCACGTGCGGAGCCGGCATGGTGGGGAGACAGGCCACCGGTGCGAGCGCTGCGCGCTGGCCTTCCCTGTGCGCGAAGAGCTGCTGCGGCACGCACTTTCGCATGAAGAGCCGCGCACTCACCAGTGCGCCCACTGCCAGCACCGCAGCTCCAACTCCAGTGACCTGAAGCGCCACATCATCTCAGTGCACACCAAGGACTACCCGCACAAGTGCGCCGTCTGCGCCAAGGGCTTCCACCGGCCATCAGAGCTGAAGAAGCATGCAGCGGTGCACCGCACCAAGAAGCCGCACCAGTGCCGGCACTGCAGTTTCTGCACCGCCGATCCCTTTGTGCTCAGCCGCCACATCCTGTCGGCGCACACCAAGGAGGTGCGGCCGCAGCCGTGCAGACCAGCCTCAGGGGCCCAGGGGCCCGGCAGCAGGGCCCCACGGGAGCGGCGGCTCTACCAGTGCCAGTACTGCGACTACAGCACCGGTGACGCCTCGGGCTTCAAGCGGCACGTCATCTCCATCCACACCAAGGAATACCCCCACCGCTGCCAGGCCTGCGGCAAGGGCTTCCGGCGGCCCTCCGAGAAGAACCAGCACATTCTTCGGCACCACAAAGAGCTGGCACCAGTGCCATAACACCTCCCTCCCTTCGAAGGGTGCTAGCCTGCAGAGCGATCGGGGTTCCTCGCTTCAGCCCTGCTGCGCGATGGCAGGGCGTCCTCATTTAAATGAGGTCGAGCGGCACTTCCTGTTTCGCTATGTGCCGCTTCTTTAAATCAAGGGGCAGCTCTGCTCCATGGGTCGTTTGCACTAAGAAGGCGGTGGCTTTTCTGCCTGTCGACCACGAGCCGCCTCTAGGAGTTGCTGCACGACTGCTCAGAAGTGCTCGGATTGCCCCGTTTGCCGCACTTGTGCTCCGTGTTCTGGCTGGACACAGGTGCCCCTGACAGCAGCTTCACTCTCATGCATCACACTGCTCTTCCCGGAGAGCTTTGCAGGAGCACGGCATCTCACAGGACGCGCCAACCTGCCGCCACTCCCTCGGGAGGCTTTTCCCTTCTCCGACCTCAGTCTGGCTGCCGTGTTCTGTTATGAAGCCGATTAGCTCCCTTGGGATGACACAGGCTCCCCCTAGTGACCTATAACAGCCACAACCAGCAGGAGTCTAATTATTTTGGACTGAGAAATTAAGATTTATTTTGGGCCTTTAAACTGTAGAGAAGGTGGTAGGCTTGGGCCAGCAAAATTAGAATTGTATTGTGggagaccccctcccccccccgtcagCAAATTTTATTGCCAAATTTTCTAAATATGGGAATGgtgttgcttttgaaaatactgtCTAATATGGCAATACAGTGTCTGGACAGTAAGGAAGAATTAGATGTTGCCCAAGCTTGCCTGTCCCTGGCAACTGGAACGCAGAGAAGAATAAACGCAGCCAGAGGGCCAGGGAGGGGGGTGTGACCTGCTGCAGGACAGTTGCTCAGATAGCCGATAAATCGCGTGTTTCCTGCCGCCGAGCTCCCCAACTCATCACTGTGCAACTGTTCATCACGTTGCTCTATGTAACAATGCAGATGATTGTATTGTGCACAGTTCAGTCAGCCTGTGCCCATGCAGCCCTTGGAGGGCCAGCAGGCCAGTGGCTTACTATCCATGATATATTTGTAAAGAAAGATTAAATAAAACGGACTGTTTTCCGTTTCCTTGAGTGTTTCTTTACAGGTAGTTTTGCACCCAGCATTAGCAGACAGCAACTTGAGCTATGACAGCATGGCTTTAGATGTGCTATCGCAGGAGTATTCTCATTGGGTGAATCAACCATCACAAGTATAAGAAAGAATCCTGTTGACTAGCTGGTGGTTGTTTCAGACAGATACAGGAAGTATATAGTTTCTCTGTAGCTATAGGCACTGTTACTCCTGCCTATACCTCTTTTGACCTGTCTCCCTAGGTTTGGACCAAACGTACAGTGAGCACATGGATATTAACCCTGACAGTAATGTTCGTTACCTAATGTTTTGAAGACACACTGCCAGTGATAGTTTTGATTTCCATGGAGACTGGAGTAAAAGGGGGCAATGTAAGAGATGCACAGTGTCGCTGTGCAGTGTAAGAGATGCACAGTGTCGCTGTGCAGTGTAAGAGATGCACAGAGTGCCTGCACACCAACAAGCTGTAGGCAACAGCCCCAGGATGCTGTCACTAGGCAGGGGGATGTACCAGAGGAGCCCAGTGGAGGAGATCCCCCACCCCTGGGCCCAGGCTGCTCCCTTGGCTTGGGTATGGGAACGAGGCttagccacacacacacctaaaacTGGATTTATAGGTACAACAGCTCACAtctttgtgaggg
Coding sequences within it:
- the zfx gene encoding zinc finger X-chromosomal protein; its protein translation is MDEVGGLSLHSQEPKIIFHGSGNGGPDGEEIVVELQEAVFVSELHGEHMALRGLGPEQLGSLVIQDCAEDTVAEYVHCAEDGLALEEAVAVETCVVSPRDLAVEEELQVDVVPEEVPEADSPVQDSQGACEDYLMISLDEVGKMVQDGEAEVMVEGAEEDGDEEKEVIKVYIFKADSGDANLGGAVDITEGQMEGEDGVELLDGTGHSIQEKTVYLSVEDEGGTKVTDEVYMEVVVGGEDAGAVERPHGNTALSKDFMPVSWAAAYREEQAEIPEARNGAASALLHVEESGGESSEPNRTNSHRSKSHKRAGLRQVQTAIIIGPCGQPLTVYPCSLCGKKFKSRSFLRRHARNQHSQLQSPEHHRKYRCTDCDFSTNKKAALHSHMEAHTPGTKAPAALYAHKLQRRGTEAWLPASPTPKMHKCKFCDYETAEQGLLNRHLLAVHSKSFPHICVECGKGFRHPSELRKHTRTHTGEKPYGCPYCGYRSADSSNLKTHVRSRHGGETGHRCERCALAFPVREELLRHALSHEEPRTHQCAHCQHRSSNSSDLKRHIISVHTKDYPHKCAVCAKGFHRPSELKKHAAVHRTKKPHQCRHCSFCTADPFVLSRHILSAHTKEVRPQPCRPASGAQGPGSRAPRERRLYQCQYCDYSTGDASGFKRHVISIHTKEYPHRCQACGKGFRRPSEKNQHILRHHKELAPVP